The nucleotide window CGGCGCCGTCGGCCTCCGGCACCCCGGCCAGCAGCCCGAGCGCCGGCTGACCGGTCGCCCCACCCAATTACTCGGCACCCAGCAGCAGATAGCCAGGAGGATCCAGGCGTGACGTCCACCAGAGAGCGGCAGCAAGCGGCGGCACGACGCGCCCGGCTCGAGAAGGAGATGGCCGAGCGCGCGGCCAAGGCCCGCAAGCGCCGGCAGACGACGGCGATCATCAGCGCGGGTGCCGCACTGGTGCTCGTGGTCGCCGGCACCGTCTGGCTGGCGGTGAGCCTCGGCGGCGACGACGACAAGTCCGGCACCACCACCGCGGCGCCCGGCGCGTCCGAGTGCGTGTACAACGCGCTGCCCACTGAGCAGCGGCCCCCGCAGATCAAGGACGTCGGGGTGCCGAGCAACCAGCAGTCCGGCACCGGCGTGCAGACCATGACGATCGACACGAACCTCGGCCCGATCACCGCCAAGGTCGACCGGTCGCTGGTGCCGTGCACGGCGGGCAGCTTCACCCACCTCGCGGAGAAGAACTTCTTCGACAACACCAAGTGCCACCGCCTCGTGACCGAGGGCATCAAGGTGTTGCAGTGCGGTGACCCCAGCGCCACCGGCAACGGCTGGCGCCCCACCGACGGTCAGGGCGGCCCGAGCTACCGCCTGCCCGAGGAGAACCTGCCCACCGACAAGCGCCCGCCGTACCCGGAGGGTGTCATCGCGATGGCCAACTCCGGCCAGCCGGGCAGCACCGGCAGCCAGTTCTTCATCGTCTACGGCGACTCGCCGCTGGACCCGGCCTACACGGTGCTGGGCTCCATCACCGGCGGTCTGGACCTCGTCAAGGACGTGGCCAAGGCCGGCGACGACGGCGCGTTCGCCCAGCAGGCCGGCGGCGGCCACCCGAAGAAGGAGGTCATCATCAAGGACCTCACGATGAGCAACCCGCAGGGCTGACCCCCGCGCGCACGACGAAGCGCCCGCCGGCTGAGCCGGCGGGCGCTGTCGTTTCCGGGGTACGCGTCGAGCCCCGCGACCGATCAGGTGGGCGTCAGGCGCCGGAGGTGACCCGGTAGGCGTCGAAGACGCCGTCGACCTTGCGGACCGTGGCCAGCAGGTGGCCCAGGTGCTTCGGGTCGGCCATCTCGAAGCTGAACCGGCTCACCGCCACCCGGTCGCGGGTGGTGGTGACGGTGGCGGAGAGGATGTTGACCCGCTCCTCGGAGAGCACCCGGGTGACGTCGGCCAGCAGCTTGTGCCGGTCGAGGGCCTCGACCTGGATGGCCACCAGGAACGTCGAGGCGGAGGTGAGCTTCCAACTCACCTCGACGACCCGCTCGCTCTGCGCCCGCAGGTCCTCGGCGTTGGCGCAGTCGTCACGGTGCACGCTCACCCCGCCGGAGCGGGTGACGAAGCCGAACACCGAGTCCGGTGGGACCGGGGTGCAGCAGCGAGCCAGCTTGATCCAGACGTCACTGACGCCCCGGACCACCACGCCCGGGTCGGCGCTGCTCTGCCGGCTGCGCGGCGGCCGGGTGGCGACGGCGGTCTCGGCGATGTCCTCCGCCGCGCCCTCCTCGCCGCCGTACGCGGCCATCAGCTTCTGCACCACCGACTGCGCGGAGACCTGGCTGTCGCCGACCGCGGCGTAGAGCGAGGCCACGTCGGCCAGGTGCAGGTCGCGGGCGATCGACATCAGCGCGTCGGAGGTGAGCATCCGCTGCAACGGCATGCCCTGCTTGCGCATCGCCTTGACGATCGCGTCCTTGCCGGCCTCGATCGCCTCCTCGCGCCGCTCCTTGTTGAAGTACTGCCGGATCTTCGTCCGTGCGCGGGGGCTCTTGACGAAGCCCAGCCAGTCTTGCGTCGGGCCGGCCGTCTCGGACTTCGACGTGAAGATCTCGATCACGTCGCCGTTGGACAGCGTCGACTCCAGAGGCACCAGCTTGCCGTTGACCCGTGCCCCGATGCACTTGTGCCCCACCTCGGTGTGCACCGCGTACGAGAAGTCCACAGGCGTCGACCCGGTCGGCAGCGGGATGACGTCACCCTTCGGGGTGAAGACGTACACCTCCTGGCTGGACAGGTCGAAGCGCAGCGCGTCCAGGAACTCGCTCGGGTCGGCCGCCTCGCGCTGCCAGTCGAGCAGCTGCCGCAGCCAGGTCATCTCGTCGATGTGCGCGGGCGGGCCGACGATCTGGGTGCCCTTGTGCTCCTTGTACTTCCAGTGCGCGGCGATGCCGAACTCGGCGGTGCGGTGCATCGCGTACGTGCGGATCTGCATCTCCACCGGCTTGCCGGTGGGCCCGATGACAGTCGTGTGCAACGACTGGTACATGTTGAACTTGGGCATCGCGATGTAGTCCTTGAACCGACCCGGCACCGGCTGCCAGTTGGCGTGGATGACGCCCAGCGCCGCGTAGCAGTCGCGAACCGTGTCGACCAGGATGCGCACGCCGACCAGGTCGTAGATGTCGTTGAAGTCGCGACCCCGCACGATCATCTTCTGGTAGATCGAGTAGAGGTGCTTCGGCCGCCCGGTGGTCTCCGCCTTGATCTTGGCGGCCTTCAGGTCGGTGCCGACCTTCTGCGTCACCTGCCGCAACAGCGACTCGCGCTGCGGCTGGTGCTCCCCGATCAGCCGGTTGATCTCCTCGTAGCGCTTCGGGAACAGCGTGCCGAAGGACAGATCCTCCAGCTCCCACTTGATCGTGTTCATACCGAGCCGGTGCGCGAGGGGCGCCAGGATCTCCAGCGTCTCCTTGGCCTTCTGCTCCTGCTTGGGGCGGGGCAGGAAGGTCAGGGTACGCATGTTGTGCAGCCGGTCGGCCAGCTTGATCACCAACACCCGCGGGTCCTTGGCCATGGCCACGACCATCTTGCGGATCGTCTCGGCCTTGGCCGCGTCGCCCAGCTTGACCTTGTCGAGCTTGGTGACGCCGTCGACCAGCAGGGCGACCTCACCACCGAAGTCGGCACGCATCTGGTCGAGGGTGTACTCGGTGTCCTCGATGGTGTCGTGCAGCAGCGCGGCGACGAGCGTGGTGGTGTCCATCCCCAGGTTGCCGAGGATCGTCGCCACCGCGAGCGGGTGGGTGATGTAGGGGTCGCCGGACTTGCGGTACTGCCCGGAGTGCCACCGGGCGGCCGTGTCGAAGGCGCGCTGGAGCAGCCGGGCGTCCGCCTTGGGGTGGTTGTCCCGGTGGCTCGCGATGAGCGGCTCCAGCACCTCGCTGACCTGAGAGGTCTGCCAGGGCGCGTTGAACCGGGCCAACCGGGCCCTGACCCGCCGACCGGTGGGCGCGTTGGACAGCCCGAAGCCACCGCTTGGTGACGGGTCGACACCGGCGTCGGTCGGGAACGGCACCACGACGCCATCGGCGCCGGGGGACGCCTCGGCACTCGGCGGGCCGCTGGTCGGACGCACCGCGCTCTCGCCGGAGGCCCTGCCGGAGCCGTTGCCGGTGCCCGTCACCCGGGCCGGCGCGTCGCCTGTCCGGTCGGTCACCGAGCCGTCAGCGTCGCCTGTCGGGTGCACCGTGCCCTCCGCCGGAGGGACGACATCGTGGGACACCGGCCTCCTCACCGCTCGCCGGAAACACGCCGACCGAACATCGGCCGACCTGGTCTCGCCCGCCGGACGGGTTACCGCCGGCGTCAGCAAAGGGCAATGCTACCCGCACGGACGGTCCCCTGCCGCTCCGCCGGACGGTCGGCGCCGGGTCCGTCCGACGGGTCGGGGATCAAACGGTCAACAGAGTCTCGACCGGCTCAAACGGTCAGCAGGGCGTGTACGGGACGTGGTGCCAGTCGCTCACGCCCGCCCAGGAAACCGAGCTCCAGCAGCACGGTGAAGCCGGTGACGGTGCCGCCGGCCCGCTCGACCAGGTCCAGTGTCGCCTCGGCGGTGCCACCGGTGGCCAGCACGTCGTCGACCACCAGCACCCGGTGCCCGGCGGTGAAGGCGTCCTCGTGCACTTCCAGGGTGGCCTCGCCGTACTCCAGCGCGTAGGAGACCGAGTGCGCCGGGCGGGGCAGCTTGCCGGCCTTGCGCACCGGCACCACGCCCACCCCGGTCGCGTACGCGATGGCCGCCGCGACGACGAACCCACGCGCCTCGATGCCGACCACCACGTCGAAGCTGTCCCGCCCGTGGTACGCGATGACCTCGTCGATCACCTCACGGAAGACCTTGCCGTCGGCGAACAGTGGCATCAGGTCCTTGAACAGGACGCCGGGCTTGGGAAAGTCGGGCACGTCCAGCACCCGGCTGGCAACCAGTCGGGCGACCTCCGGGCCACTGTCCCCGCGCGCTGCGGTGCTGTGCGTCTCCGTCACGGCTGTTTCGCTCTCCTTCGACGACGAACGGCGTCCGGCAACAGCATGCCGGACGCCGTTCGGGTGTTTCCTGTCGGGTCAGCGCCGCTTGGCGCCACCCGGCCGGTTGCCGCCGCCACCCGGGCGACCGCCCCGGGCGCCGGTGGCCCGCTTGCCCGCCGGGCGAGCGCCCACCTTGGGGGCGGCACCGGCCAACGCGGCGGCGTCCTGGTCGACCGGCTCGTCGGTCGCGTCGGCCTGGTCCACCGGACCGGCGGCACCCTTACCGGTGACCTCG belongs to Micromonospora ureilytica and includes:
- a CDS encoding peptidylprolyl isomerase gives rise to the protein MTSTRERQQAAARRARLEKEMAERAAKARKRRQTTAIISAGAALVLVVAGTVWLAVSLGGDDDKSGTTTAAPGASECVYNALPTEQRPPQIKDVGVPSNQQSGTGVQTMTIDTNLGPITAKVDRSLVPCTAGSFTHLAEKNFFDNTKCHRLVTEGIKVLQCGDPSATGNGWRPTDGQGGPSYRLPEENLPTDKRPPYPEGVIAMANSGQPGSTGSQFFIVYGDSPLDPAYTVLGSITGGLDLVKDVAKAGDDGAFAQQAGGGHPKKEVIIKDLTMSNPQG
- a CDS encoding RelA/SpoT family protein codes for the protein MSHDVVPPAEGTVHPTGDADGSVTDRTGDAPARVTGTGNGSGRASGESAVRPTSGPPSAEASPGADGVVVPFPTDAGVDPSPSGGFGLSNAPTGRRVRARLARFNAPWQTSQVSEVLEPLIASHRDNHPKADARLLQRAFDTAARWHSGQYRKSGDPYITHPLAVATILGNLGMDTTTLVAALLHDTIEDTEYTLDQMRADFGGEVALLVDGVTKLDKVKLGDAAKAETIRKMVVAMAKDPRVLVIKLADRLHNMRTLTFLPRPKQEQKAKETLEILAPLAHRLGMNTIKWELEDLSFGTLFPKRYEEINRLIGEHQPQRESLLRQVTQKVGTDLKAAKIKAETTGRPKHLYSIYQKMIVRGRDFNDIYDLVGVRILVDTVRDCYAALGVIHANWQPVPGRFKDYIAMPKFNMYQSLHTTVIGPTGKPVEMQIRTYAMHRTAEFGIAAHWKYKEHKGTQIVGPPAHIDEMTWLRQLLDWQREAADPSEFLDALRFDLSSQEVYVFTPKGDVIPLPTGSTPVDFSYAVHTEVGHKCIGARVNGKLVPLESTLSNGDVIEIFTSKSETAGPTQDWLGFVKSPRARTKIRQYFNKERREEAIEAGKDAIVKAMRKQGMPLQRMLTSDALMSIARDLHLADVASLYAAVGDSQVSAQSVVQKLMAAYGGEEGAAEDIAETAVATRPPRSRQSSADPGVVVRGVSDVWIKLARCCTPVPPDSVFGFVTRSGGVSVHRDDCANAEDLRAQSERVVEVSWKLTSASTFLVAIQVEALDRHKLLADVTRVLSEERVNILSATVTTTRDRVAVSRFSFEMADPKHLGHLLATVRKVDGVFDAYRVTSGA
- a CDS encoding adenine phosphoribosyltransferase, producing MTETHSTAARGDSGPEVARLVASRVLDVPDFPKPGVLFKDLMPLFADGKVFREVIDEVIAYHGRDSFDVVVGIEARGFVVAAAIAYATGVGVVPVRKAGKLPRPAHSVSYALEYGEATLEVHEDAFTAGHRVLVVDDVLATGGTAEATLDLVERAGGTVTGFTVLLELGFLGGRERLAPRPVHALLTV